The following are encoded together in the Bradyrhizobium genosp. L genome:
- a CDS encoding PQQ-dependent sugar dehydrogenase, whose product MPVFNNQIVRRRLRLAAGLSAALCLAGCYEAAPDPKTQIGANPDLPAQQQYLMPPMHVASVVGWQQGEKPDVPSGLEITALATGLQHPRSLYVLPDGDVLVVESKAPGTEPIKRPKDFIMKWVESWATSGGDTGESNRITLLRGGGDGKPATQSVFLDHLTSPFGVALVGDELYVANTDAIVRYPYHTGDTRITAPGETLTPLPGGPIDHHWTKSLVASPDGKLLYVGVGSNSNITENGIEAEKNRAAIWEVERATGRWRIFASGLRNPNGLSFEPQSHALWTVVNERDELGPNLVPDYLTSVKDGAFYGWPYSYYGQHVDPRVQPQRPDLVAKAIAPDYALSSHVAPLGLAFNNGDALTAAYRGGAFIGEHGSWNRPQLNGYKVVYVPFADGHPNGVAQDVVTGFLSKDEKSRGRPVGLAIDKSGSLLIADDVGNTVWRVTSANRQPTQASNGH is encoded by the coding sequence ATGCCGGTCTTCAATAACCAGATCGTGCGACGGCGCCTGCGGCTTGCGGCCGGTCTGTCGGCTGCGCTGTGCCTCGCCGGATGCTACGAGGCCGCGCCGGATCCGAAGACCCAGATCGGCGCGAATCCCGATCTGCCGGCGCAGCAGCAATATCTGATGCCGCCGATGCATGTCGCTTCCGTGGTCGGATGGCAGCAGGGCGAGAAACCGGACGTTCCCAGCGGGCTCGAGATCACCGCGCTGGCCACCGGCTTGCAGCATCCGCGCTCGCTCTATGTGCTCCCCGATGGCGACGTCCTCGTCGTCGAATCCAAGGCGCCCGGCACCGAGCCGATCAAGCGGCCCAAGGACTTCATCATGAAATGGGTGGAGTCATGGGCGACCTCCGGCGGCGATACCGGCGAAAGCAACCGCATCACGCTGCTGCGCGGCGGCGGTGACGGCAAGCCTGCGACGCAGAGCGTGTTCCTCGATCATCTGACATCGCCATTCGGCGTGGCACTGGTCGGCGACGAGCTCTACGTCGCGAACACCGACGCCATCGTGCGCTATCCCTATCACACCGGCGATACCAGGATCACGGCGCCCGGCGAGACGCTGACGCCGCTGCCGGGCGGGCCGATCGATCATCACTGGACCAAGAGCCTGGTCGCGAGCCCCGACGGCAAGCTGCTCTATGTCGGCGTCGGCTCCAACAGCAACATCACCGAAAACGGCATCGAGGCGGAAAAGAACCGCGCCGCGATCTGGGAGGTCGAACGCGCCACCGGCCGCTGGCGGATCTTTGCCAGCGGACTGCGCAATCCGAACGGGCTGAGCTTCGAGCCGCAAAGTCACGCGCTGTGGACCGTCGTCAACGAGCGCGATGAGCTCGGCCCCAATCTGGTCCCGGATTACCTGACGTCGGTCAAGGATGGCGCCTTCTACGGCTGGCCCTACAGCTATTACGGCCAGCATGTCGATCCGCGGGTGCAGCCGCAGCGTCCCGATCTCGTGGCCAAGGCGATCGCGCCGGACTACGCGCTGAGCTCGCACGTCGCGCCGCTCGGACTTGCTTTCAACAATGGCGATGCACTGACCGCGGCCTATCGCGGCGGCGCCTTCATCGGCGAGCACGGCAGCTGGAACCGGCCGCAGCTCAACGGCTACAAGGTCGTGTACGTGCCGTTCGCCGACGGACATCCGAACGGTGTGGCGCAGGATGTCGTAACCGGCTTCCTGAGCAAGGACGAGAAATCGCGCGGCCGTCCGGTCGGCCTGGCGATCGACAAGTCGGGCAGCCTGCTGATCGCGGATGATGTCGGCAACACCGTCTGGCGCGTCACGAGCGCCAACCGGCAGCCGACGCAGGCCTCGAACGGGCACTGA
- the cyoC gene encoding cytochrome o ubiquinol oxidase subunit III, with protein MMATAAIAQADPHRLRGLDTAAEHAGPAPKRIVTAYGFWIFLLSDIVMFSCFFAAYAVLSGQTDGGPKGSELFDLRSVAAETGCLLLSSFTCGMASIAADERETTLFQLAMALTCALGLAFLSLEFREFASLVARGAGPSRSAFLSAFFTLVGCHGLHVSAGVLWLLTMMAQVTAKGFRADIRRRIVCFALFWHALDIIWVAVFSVVYLLGAGQ; from the coding sequence ATGATGGCGACAGCTGCAATTGCACAGGCCGACCCGCATCGACTGCGCGGCCTCGACACTGCGGCCGAGCATGCCGGACCAGCGCCCAAGCGCATCGTCACCGCCTACGGCTTCTGGATCTTCCTGCTCAGCGACATCGTGATGTTCTCGTGCTTCTTCGCGGCCTATGCGGTTCTGTCGGGACAGACCGACGGTGGGCCGAAGGGGTCCGAGCTGTTCGATCTCCGCTCGGTCGCGGCCGAGACGGGCTGCCTGCTGCTGTCGAGCTTCACCTGCGGAATGGCCAGCATCGCGGCCGACGAGCGCGAGACGACGCTGTTCCAACTCGCCATGGCGCTGACTTGCGCGCTGGGACTGGCGTTCCTGTCACTCGAGTTTCGGGAATTCGCCAGCCTGGTCGCCCGCGGTGCCGGACCGTCGCGCAGCGCCTTCCTCTCGGCGTTCTTCACCCTCGTCGGATGCCACGGGTTGCATGTGTCGGCGGGCGTGCTCTGGCTGCTGACGATGATGGCGCAGGTCACGGCCAAGGGGTTTCGCGCCGACATCCGGCGCCGCATCGTGTGCTTTGCGCTGTTCTGGCACGCGCTCGACATCATCTGGGTGGCGGTGTTCTCGGTGGTCTATCTGCTCGGAGCCGGTCAATGA
- the cyoB gene encoding cytochrome o ubiquinol oxidase subunit I, with protein sequence MFGKLSWSAIPFDQPIPLATGAVVLVVILAVLLWVVLAGHLPYLWREWITSVDHKRIGVMYTFLAMVMLLRGFADALMMRGQQALALHAQGFLPPEHYNQIFSAHGTIMIFFVAMPFVIGLMNLVVPLQLGVRDVAFPTLNSVGFWLTATGALLVNVSLVVGEFARTGWLPYPPLSELTYSPGVGVDYYLWSLEISGVGTLVAGINLVTTVLKLRTRGMTYLRMPMFCWTTLASNLLIVAAFPILTATLAMLILDRYLGFHFFTNEAGGNVMMFMNLIWAWGHPEVYILVLPAFGIFSEVVSTFSGKPLFGYRSMVLATMAICVISFMVWLHHFFTMGAGPNVNAIFGIASMIIAVPTGVKIYNWLFTMYGGRVRFTTPMLWSIGFMVTFLIGGLTGVLVAVPPADFLLHNSLFLVAHFHNVIIGGVLFGAFAGYTYWFPKAFGFRLHEGLGKAAFWCWLIGFYVAFMPLYAVGLLGMTRRMQHYDVPEWRPWLLLASLGAIIILAGIVCQIAQLVVSIRDRAALRDRTGDPWDGRSLEWATASPPPVFNFAIEPDVNGEDAYWAMKQRARRQDANNESPDYRDIEMPRNSPTGFICAFFATVMGFALIWHIWWMVAAGAVGAFATFVAFAWRDHDEYVIAADDVARIDQANLAERRAMMSGAA encoded by the coding sequence ATGTTCGGCAAGCTGAGCTGGTCGGCGATCCCGTTCGACCAGCCGATCCCGTTGGCCACCGGCGCAGTGGTGCTGGTGGTGATCCTGGCCGTGCTGCTCTGGGTCGTCCTCGCCGGTCACCTGCCATATCTCTGGCGCGAATGGATCACCAGCGTCGACCACAAGCGGATCGGCGTGATGTACACCTTCCTCGCGATGGTGATGCTGCTGCGCGGCTTCGCCGACGCGCTGATGATGCGGGGGCAGCAGGCGCTGGCGCTGCATGCGCAGGGCTTTCTGCCGCCCGAGCATTACAACCAGATCTTCTCGGCGCACGGCACGATCATGATCTTCTTCGTCGCGATGCCGTTCGTGATCGGCCTGATGAACCTGGTCGTGCCGCTGCAACTCGGCGTCCGCGACGTCGCATTCCCGACGCTCAACTCGGTCGGCTTCTGGCTCACCGCGACCGGCGCGCTGCTGGTCAACGTCTCGCTCGTCGTCGGCGAGTTCGCGCGCACCGGATGGCTGCCTTATCCGCCGCTGTCGGAGCTGACCTATTCGCCGGGCGTCGGCGTCGACTACTATCTGTGGTCGCTGGAGATCTCCGGTGTCGGAACGCTGGTCGCCGGCATCAACCTGGTCACGACGGTGCTGAAGCTGCGCACCAGGGGCATGACCTATCTGCGCATGCCGATGTTCTGCTGGACCACGCTGGCCTCGAACCTGTTGATCGTTGCGGCATTCCCGATCCTGACCGCGACGCTCGCGATGCTGATCCTCGACCGCTATCTCGGCTTCCATTTCTTCACCAACGAGGCCGGCGGCAACGTCATGATGTTCATGAACCTGATCTGGGCCTGGGGCCATCCCGAGGTCTACATCCTGGTGCTGCCGGCGTTCGGCATCTTCTCCGAGGTGGTCTCCACCTTCTCCGGCAAGCCGCTGTTCGGCTACCGCTCGATGGTGCTCGCGACCATGGCGATCTGCGTGATCTCGTTCATGGTCTGGCTGCACCATTTCTTCACGATGGGCGCGGGCCCCAACGTCAACGCGATCTTCGGCATTGCCAGCATGATCATCGCGGTGCCCACGGGAGTGAAGATCTACAACTGGCTGTTCACGATGTATGGCGGGCGGGTCCGCTTCACGACGCCGATGCTGTGGTCGATCGGCTTCATGGTAACGTTCCTGATCGGCGGCTTGACCGGCGTGCTGGTGGCGGTGCCGCCGGCGGACTTCCTGCTGCACAACAGCCTGTTCCTGGTGGCGCACTTCCACAACGTCATCATCGGCGGCGTGCTGTTCGGCGCCTTCGCCGGCTACACCTACTGGTTTCCCAAGGCGTTCGGCTTCCGCCTGCATGAGGGGCTCGGCAAAGCCGCGTTCTGGTGCTGGCTGATCGGCTTCTATGTCGCCTTCATGCCGCTCTATGCCGTCGGCCTGCTCGGCATGACCCGCCGGATGCAGCATTACGACGTGCCGGAATGGCGGCCGTGGCTGCTGCTCGCCTCGCTCGGCGCGATCATCATCCTGGCCGGGATTGTCTGCCAGATCGCGCAGCTCGTGGTCAGCATCCGCGATCGCGCCGCGCTGCGCGATCGCACCGGCGATCCCTGGGACGGCCGCTCGCTGGAATGGGCCACCGCATCGCCGCCGCCGGTGTTCAACTTCGCGATCGAGCCTGACGTCAACGGGGAGGATGCCTATTGGGCGATGAAGCAGCGGGCGAGGCGTCAGGACGCCAATAACGAGAGTCCCGACTACCGGGATATCGAGATGCCGCGCAATTCGCCGACCGGCTTTATCTGCGCGTTCTTCGCAACCGTGATGGGGTTCGCGCTGATCTGGCACATCTGGTGGATGGTCGCGGCCGGCGCGGTCGGCGCCTTCGCGACGTTCGTCGCCTTTGCCTGGCGCGACCACGATGAATACGTCATTGCGGCCGACGATGTCGCGCGGATCGACCAGGCCAATCTCGCTGAGCGGCGCGCCATGATGAGTGGAGCAGCATGA
- a CDS encoding MFS transporter codes for MNSRKAEKHDTGPLWALLALNFFMADMQSGIGPFVGVFLLGHGWTSGLIGTALTIGNVAGMLITTPIGGLIDTTDYKRGWVIVPGIAVVVGSAIILVSQQFWAVALSQIATSVAGAAIVPAVTGITLGMVRQRGFNRQNGRNQAFNHAGNMLGAAASGYLGWRYGYVAVFLLAAGFGLLTIASVMLIPAKAIDHHAARGKEDDPESQSSGLSVLVKHKPLLVLAVALALFHLGNAAIVPLYGLAAVAGGLNDGPGVVATTIVVAQGVMVLMSVIGMHAAERRNFWPVLLASFLALPVRGVLAYFLSGWWGVFPVQILDGIGAGLQSVAVPGIVARTLNGTGRINLGQGAVITIQGIGASLSPALGGWIAQWVGYQVAFLVLAGFGLLSVALWISLRSVVNKY; via the coding sequence ATGAACAGCCGCAAAGCCGAGAAGCACGACACCGGACCGCTGTGGGCGCTGCTCGCCCTGAATTTCTTCATGGCGGACATGCAGTCCGGCATCGGGCCGTTCGTCGGCGTGTTCCTGCTCGGCCACGGCTGGACCAGTGGGCTGATCGGAACAGCGCTGACGATCGGCAACGTCGCGGGGATGCTGATCACGACACCGATCGGCGGCTTGATCGACACCACGGACTACAAGCGCGGCTGGGTCATCGTGCCGGGCATCGCGGTTGTCGTCGGCTCGGCGATCATCCTCGTGTCGCAGCAGTTCTGGGCCGTCGCGCTGTCGCAGATCGCAACCTCGGTTGCGGGCGCGGCCATCGTGCCGGCGGTGACCGGCATCACGCTCGGCATGGTCAGGCAGCGCGGCTTCAATCGCCAGAATGGCCGCAACCAGGCCTTCAACCACGCCGGCAACATGCTGGGCGCGGCAGCTTCCGGCTATCTCGGATGGCGCTACGGCTATGTCGCCGTGTTCCTGCTCGCCGCAGGATTCGGCCTGCTCACGATCGCGAGCGTGATGCTGATCCCGGCCAAGGCGATCGACCATCACGCCGCGCGCGGCAAGGAAGACGATCCGGAGAGCCAGTCGAGCGGCCTCTCCGTCCTCGTCAAGCACAAGCCGCTCCTGGTGCTGGCCGTGGCGCTGGCGCTCTTTCATCTCGGCAACGCCGCGATCGTTCCGCTGTACGGGCTCGCCGCGGTCGCCGGCGGTCTCAACGATGGTCCAGGTGTCGTCGCGACCACGATCGTGGTGGCCCAGGGCGTCATGGTGCTGATGTCGGTGATCGGCATGCACGCCGCCGAGCGCCGCAACTTCTGGCCGGTCCTGCTGGCCTCGTTTCTCGCGCTGCCGGTGCGCGGCGTGCTGGCCTATTTCCTGTCCGGCTGGTGGGGCGTGTTTCCCGTGCAGATTCTCGACGGCATCGGCGCCGGCCTGCAGAGCGTCGCGGTCCCCGGCATCGTCGCGCGGACACTCAACGGCACCGGCCGCATCAATCTCGGCCAGGGCGCGGTGATCACCATCCAGGGCATCGGCGCCTCGCTCAGCCCCGCGCTCGGCGGCTGGATCGCGCAATGGGTCGGCTACCAGGTCGCATTCCTGGTGCTCGCGGGTTTCGGCCTGCTCTCGGTCGCGCTCTGGATCTCGCTGCGGAGCGTCGTCAACAAATACTAG
- a CDS encoding transporter substrate-binding domain-containing protein, with amino-acid sequence MGFIHCIDLGDIARRFRAVRAGLCSLIVVILAGTAMAAEPVPTAPLRVAVYDIEPYGGQGHDGLFNGASVDLWRRVAEDRHWQYQLILVAHLDDVLSGLEGHSYDVGIGAITITPERLARVDFSYPTHRSGVAAVFAKKTGAASAFYDYIAAVGDLGLWVVGIFALLTVIGVLMWWFERPNEKRDGPAGTESAVLSWHEGVYWAVVTMTTVGYGDKTPKTHLGRGLAVIWMVGSLVLVSLLTTNLIARMTVSRVEGIVANRTSDLAGKRLGAVTGSSGAEFLDSQQLAYRRYEDLAGALDAVASGKIDAAVNSIGALQYLVSTRFTDRIDPPHGVLAPAYMAFALPMNSALKRPLDRALTIVSASPEWRSVEDTYFGR; translated from the coding sequence ATGGGGTTTATTCATTGCATTGATCTCGGCGACATTGCCCGTCGCTTCCGCGCGGTGCGGGCGGGGCTTTGCTCGCTCATTGTTGTCATCCTCGCCGGCACCGCGATGGCGGCAGAGCCGGTGCCGACGGCGCCGCTGCGCGTCGCGGTCTATGACATCGAGCCTTATGGCGGGCAGGGGCATGACGGATTGTTCAACGGCGCCAGCGTCGACCTCTGGCGCCGCGTCGCGGAGGATCGTCACTGGCAGTACCAGCTGATCCTGGTCGCGCATCTGGACGACGTGCTGTCCGGGCTCGAGGGGCACAGCTACGACGTCGGGATCGGCGCCATCACGATCACGCCGGAGCGACTGGCGCGGGTGGATTTTTCCTATCCGACCCATCGCTCCGGCGTCGCCGCCGTATTTGCGAAGAAGACCGGCGCGGCTTCGGCGTTCTACGACTACATCGCGGCGGTCGGCGATCTCGGTCTTTGGGTTGTCGGGATCTTCGCGCTGCTCACCGTGATCGGCGTCCTGATGTGGTGGTTCGAACGCCCCAACGAGAAAAGGGATGGCCCGGCGGGGACCGAGTCGGCCGTGCTCTCGTGGCATGAGGGCGTGTACTGGGCCGTGGTGACGATGACCACGGTCGGCTACGGCGACAAGACGCCGAAGACCCATCTTGGCCGCGGGCTTGCCGTGATCTGGATGGTCGGAAGCCTGGTGCTGGTCTCGCTGCTCACCACCAATCTGATCGCGCGCATGACCGTCAGCCGGGTCGAGGGCATCGTCGCCAACCGCACCAGCGATCTCGCCGGCAAGCGGCTCGGCGCCGTGACCGGTTCGTCGGGCGCCGAATTTCTCGACAGCCAGCAGCTCGCCTATCGGAGGTACGAGGATCTTGCCGGCGCGCTCGATGCCGTTGCATCCGGAAAGATCGATGCCGCCGTCAACAGCATCGGCGCCCTGCAATATCTCGTGAGCACGCGCTTCACCGACAGGATCGACCCGCCGCACGGGGTGCTGGCACCGGCCTATATGGCGTTTGCGCTGCCGATGAACTCGGCGCTGAAGCGGCCGCTCGACCGTGCGTTGACGATCGTCTCGGCGAGCCCGGAATGGCGCTCGGTCGAGGACACCTATTTCGGCCGGTGA
- a CDS encoding cytochrome ubiquinol oxidase subunit II, with protein MDSVAIMLAIVLPTIAAILGFAWWYRSSNSRAQYLPDWAYSGRLELVVWAIPALTIILLGGVAWIGAHQLDPARPVEGTGQPLRIQVVSLDWKWLFIYPDQRVASLNTLTVPVGAPLQFELTSASVMNAFFIPQLGSMIYTMNGMVTRLQLRADAEGTYQGLSSHFSGDGFPGMMFDVNVVSQLAFADWAKQAAGSNQVLNAESYGKLARQSIGDPKSTYRLDDPLLFQAIATQHIPAAPGPSLDREAEVSPRSH; from the coding sequence GTGGATTCGGTCGCCATCATGCTTGCGATCGTGCTGCCCACGATCGCCGCCATCCTCGGTTTCGCTTGGTGGTACCGCAGCTCCAACTCACGGGCGCAGTACCTGCCGGACTGGGCCTATTCCGGCCGGCTCGAGCTGGTGGTCTGGGCGATCCCGGCGCTCACCATCATCCTGCTCGGCGGCGTCGCCTGGATCGGCGCGCATCAGCTCGATCCGGCGCGTCCGGTCGAGGGCACCGGGCAGCCGCTGCGGATCCAGGTCGTCTCGCTCGATTGGAAATGGCTGTTCATCTATCCCGATCAGCGGGTTGCCAGCCTGAACACGCTGACGGTGCCGGTCGGCGCTCCGCTGCAATTCGAGCTGACGTCGGCGAGCGTGATGAACGCCTTCTTCATCCCGCAGCTCGGCAGCATGATCTACACCATGAACGGCATGGTGACGCGGCTGCAGCTGCGCGCGGATGCCGAGGGCACCTATCAGGGACTGTCGTCGCATTTCAGCGGCGACGGCTTTCCCGGCATGATGTTCGACGTCAACGTCGTCTCCCAGCTCGCCTTCGCGGATTGGGCGAAGCAGGCGGCCGGCAGCAATCAGGTGCTGAACGCCGAGAGCTACGGCAAGCTGGCGCGCCAGTCGATCGGCGATCCGAAGTCCACCTATCGGCTGGACGATCCGCTGTTGTTCCAGGCGATCGCCACCCAGCACATCCCGGCCGCGCCCGGTCCATCGCTGGACCGGGAAGCCGAAGTCTCACCACGGAGCCACTGA
- a CDS encoding DUF2231 domain-containing protein, with protein MLVPFPIVCFVGAFLTDIAYWRTAEMMWADFSAWLLFAGVLLGVLAAIAGLIDFLGSRRIRRIAPAWFHMAGNVVVMLLALFNCFVHSRDAWTSVVPFGLLLSALTVLVMLFTGWMGWEMVYRHRVGVAG; from the coding sequence ATGCTGGTGCCATTCCCGATCGTGTGCTTCGTCGGCGCATTTCTCACCGATATCGCCTATTGGCGGACGGCCGAGATGATGTGGGCGGATTTCTCGGCCTGGCTGCTGTTCGCCGGCGTTTTGCTGGGCGTGCTTGCGGCGATCGCCGGCCTGATCGATTTCCTCGGCAGCCGCCGCATCCGCCGAATCGCGCCGGCCTGGTTTCACATGGCCGGCAATGTCGTGGTCATGCTGCTCGCGCTGTTCAATTGCTTCGTGCACAGCCGCGATGCCTGGACCTCGGTCGTGCCATTCGGGTTGCTGCTGTCGGCGCTGACCGTGCTGGTGATGCTGTTCACGGGCTGGATGGGCTGGGAGATGGTCTATCGCCACCGGGTCGGAGTTGCAGGGTGA
- a CDS encoding PPC domain-containing DNA-binding protein gives MKAKLVAHKAGERIHVVVLNSGEEAFATLADVARNLHITAASLTAIGAFAQATVGWFDFERKTYRKIEVAEQCEVLSAIGDIAVGDDGKPGLHVHVVLGLADGTTRGGHLLAATVRPTLEVVMTETPAVLRRTRRPELGIALIDLGKDS, from the coding sequence ATGAAAGCCAAGCTGGTCGCCCACAAAGCCGGTGAACGTATCCATGTCGTGGTTCTGAATTCAGGCGAGGAAGCGTTCGCAACCCTCGCCGATGTCGCGAGAAATCTGCACATCACGGCCGCGTCCCTGACCGCGATCGGCGCGTTCGCGCAGGCCACGGTCGGATGGTTCGACTTCGAGCGCAAGACCTACAGGAAGATCGAGGTCGCCGAGCAATGCGAGGTGCTGAGCGCGATCGGCGACATCGCGGTCGGCGATGATGGCAAGCCGGGCCTGCATGTGCACGTCGTGCTCGGGCTGGCCGACGGGACGACCCGCGGCGGCCATCTGCTCGCGGCGACGGTCCGGCCAACTCTCGAAGTCGTGATGACGGAGACGCCGGCGGTGTTGCGCCGGACCCGGCGGCCGGAGCTGGGGATTGCGCTGATAGACCTCGGAAAAGACAGCTAA
- the cyoD gene encoding cytochrome o ubiquinol oxidase subunit IV, which translates to MSDQSLESHATDVAPGDEGEGHVRTRILGYVVGLGLAILLTITSFFIAGTDLVWQPSIPVAIIVLAIAQMGVHLVFFLHITTGPDNTNNVLALAFGVLIVVLVIGGSLWIMANLNANMMPMDQIMQMQR; encoded by the coding sequence ATGAGCGATCAGTCCCTGGAATCCCATGCCACCGACGTGGCGCCCGGCGATGAAGGCGAGGGGCACGTTCGCACCCGGATCCTCGGCTACGTGGTCGGCCTTGGCCTTGCGATCCTGCTGACCATCACCTCGTTCTTCATCGCCGGCACCGACCTGGTCTGGCAGCCCAGCATTCCCGTCGCGATCATCGTGCTCGCGATCGCCCAGATGGGCGTGCACCTGGTGTTCTTCCTGCACATCACGACCGGACCTGATAACACCAACAACGTGTTGGCGCTGGCGTTCGGCGTCCTGATCGTGGTGCTGGTGATCGGCGGCTCGCTCTGGATCATGGCCAATCTGAACGCCAACATGATGCCGATGGATCAGATCATGCAGATGCAGCGGTAG
- a CDS encoding invasion associated locus B family protein codes for MKIAARSLVVLLAALATPGVGHSQAPKGKTAPPPASSPPAPHADAAAPAGNNAGWVARCTSASRDAPLECAMEQTAVLSKTGQLVVLVNIRVPGDTRTPVALIQLPLGLNLPSGAKLQVDDGKTVDVPIQTCEARGCYINAPVGADVLAQLKSGKQLKVSFLNLAKETITIPMPLADFAAVYEKIK; via the coding sequence GTGAAGATTGCCGCAAGGTCGCTCGTCGTTCTGCTCGCCGCGCTCGCGACCCCAGGCGTTGGCCATTCCCAGGCGCCCAAGGGCAAGACCGCGCCGCCGCCGGCGTCCTCTCCTCCCGCGCCCCATGCCGATGCAGCGGCGCCCGCCGGCAACAACGCCGGCTGGGTCGCGCGCTGCACCTCGGCGAGCCGCGACGCGCCGCTCGAATGCGCGATGGAGCAGACCGCCGTGCTCAGCAAGACCGGCCAGCTCGTCGTGCTGGTGAACATCCGCGTCCCCGGCGACACCCGCACGCCGGTCGCGCTGATCCAGCTGCCGCTCGGGCTGAACCTGCCCAGCGGCGCCAAGCTGCAGGTCGACGACGGCAAGACGGTCGACGTGCCGATCCAGACCTGCGAGGCGCGCGGCTGCTACATCAACGCCCCCGTCGGCGCCGACGTGCTGGCGCAGCTCAAATCCGGCAAGCAGCTGAAAGTATCGTTCCTGAACCTCGCCAAGGAAACCATCACGATCCCGATGCCGCTCGCCGACTTCGCGGCGGTCTACGAGAAGATCAAGTAG